In the Deinococcus ficus genome, one interval contains:
- a CDS encoding alpha-ketoacid dehydrogenase subunit beta, protein MTATSKAPAAGGAGESRVITLIQAVNEAIAEEMTRDSRVVLFGEDVGGRGGVFMATAGLQAQFGKDRVFDTPLSEASIVGAAVGMAARGLRPIAEIQFADYMGPGFDQIISQAAKIRYRSGGQYTAPMVIRTPSGGGVKGGHHHSQSPEAYYAHTPGLKVVMPSTPYDAKGLLKAALRGEDPVIYFEPKRLYRAAKGEVPDHDYTVKIGEAAVRREGTDLTLVGYGGVMPDVLKAADALAKEGVQAEVIDLRSIVPWDQDCVLQSVEKTGRAVLVSEAPRTANFMGEVAYTIQERAFDYLTAPVTQVAGFDTPYPYVQDKVFLPGANRIVNACVQVLNY, encoded by the coding sequence ATGACCGCGACCAGCAAGGCCCCCGCCGCGGGCGGGGCAGGGGAGAGCCGCGTGATCACGCTGATCCAGGCGGTGAACGAGGCGATCGCCGAGGAGATGACCCGCGACAGCCGCGTCGTGCTGTTCGGCGAGGACGTCGGCGGACGCGGCGGCGTGTTCATGGCCACCGCCGGCCTGCAGGCCCAGTTCGGCAAGGACCGCGTGTTCGACACGCCCCTGAGTGAAGCCAGCATCGTGGGCGCGGCCGTGGGCATGGCCGCGCGCGGCCTGCGGCCCATCGCGGAGATCCAGTTCGCGGACTACATGGGCCCCGGCTTCGACCAGATCATCAGCCAGGCCGCGAAGATCCGCTACCGCAGCGGCGGGCAGTACACCGCGCCCATGGTGATCCGCACGCCGTCCGGCGGCGGCGTGAAGGGCGGGCACCACCACAGCCAGAGCCCCGAAGCGTACTACGCCCACACCCCCGGCCTGAAGGTCGTGATGCCCAGCACCCCGTACGACGCCAAGGGCCTGCTCAAGGCGGCGCTGCGCGGCGAGGACCCGGTCATCTACTTCGAGCCCAAACGCCTGTACCGCGCCGCGAAGGGCGAGGTGCCTGACCACGACTACACCGTGAAGATCGGGGAGGCCGCCGTGCGCCGCGAGGGCACCGACCTGACCCTGGTCGGGTACGGCGGCGTGATGCCGGACGTCCTGAAGGCCGCCGACGCGCTGGCCAAGGAAGGCGTGCAGGCCGAGGTGATCGACCTGCGCAGCATCGTGCCCTGGGACCAGGACTGCGTGCTGCAGAGCGTGGAGAAGACCGGCCGGGCCGTGCTTGTCAGCGAGGCGCCCCGCACCGCGAACTTCATGGGCGAGGTCGCCTACACCATCCAGGAGCGCGCCTTCGACTATCTGACCGCGCCGGTCACGCAGGTCGCGGGCTTCGACACGCCGTACCCATACGTGCAGGACAAGGTGTTCCTGCCGGGCGCCAACCGGATCGTGAACGCCTGCGTGCAGGTCCTGAACTATTAA
- a CDS encoding thiamine pyrophosphate-dependent dehydrogenase E1 component subunit alpha yields MIEPFTPEPIRWVAEDGTPVRPLPERFTPELLRDLHRVMVQAREFDKKLINLLRMGRTTFYAQSSGMEATQVGLARSIRVGHDWVWPYYRDQALGLAMGVPLFEMISQCLGTNTDTCRGRQMPHHFASRRYNFVSISSSIASQVPPAAGSAMAQKYLGTDEITVCTFGDGATSEGDWHAGLNMAGAAKAPALFICENNQWAISTSIREQTASETIHIKAKAYGMPGFYVDGNDIVAVMEVCAHAAEWVRAGNGPALVECLTYRVGSHSNADADAEKQYRSREEVEAWVARDPITRIEGLLAHLGHPVTAEERAALISETHRQIDEDVQRALDSGEPDWRIIFEDVYADMPTHLRDQEAFLRAEQTGGQG; encoded by the coding sequence ATGATTGAACCCTTCACCCCCGAACCGATCCGCTGGGTCGCGGAAGACGGCACGCCCGTCCGCCCGCTTCCGGAACGGTTCACGCCCGAACTGCTGCGCGACCTGCACCGCGTCATGGTGCAGGCCCGCGAATTCGACAAGAAACTCATCAACCTGCTGCGCATGGGCCGCACCACCTTCTACGCCCAGTCCAGCGGCATGGAAGCCACCCAGGTGGGCCTGGCGCGCAGCATCCGCGTCGGCCACGACTGGGTCTGGCCGTACTACCGCGATCAGGCGCTGGGGCTCGCCATGGGCGTGCCGCTGTTCGAGATGATCAGCCAGTGCCTGGGCACGAACACCGACACCTGCCGCGGCCGGCAGATGCCGCACCACTTCGCGTCCCGCCGGTACAACTTCGTGTCCATCAGCAGCTCCATCGCCTCGCAGGTGCCGCCGGCGGCCGGAAGCGCCATGGCGCAGAAGTACCTGGGGACCGACGAGATCACCGTCTGCACCTTCGGGGACGGCGCCACCAGCGAAGGCGACTGGCACGCCGGCCTGAACATGGCCGGCGCCGCGAAGGCCCCGGCACTGTTCATCTGCGAGAACAACCAGTGGGCGATCAGCACCAGCATCCGCGAGCAGACGGCCAGCGAGACCATTCACATCAAGGCCAAGGCCTACGGCATGCCCGGCTTCTACGTGGATGGCAACGACATCGTGGCCGTGATGGAAGTCTGCGCGCACGCCGCCGAATGGGTCCGCGCCGGCAACGGCCCCGCCTTGGTGGAGTGCCTCACGTACCGGGTGGGCTCGCACAGCAACGCCGACGCCGACGCCGAGAAGCAGTACCGCAGCCGCGAGGAAGTCGAGGCCTGGGTCGCGCGTGACCCCATCACCCGCATCGAGGGGCTGCTCGCGCACCTGGGCCACCCGGTCACCGCGGAGGAACGCGCCGCGCTGATCAGCGAGACGCACCGGCAGATTGACGAGGACGTGCAGCGCGCCCTGGACAGCGGCGAACCCGACTGGCGGATCATCTTCGAGGACGTGTACGCCGACATGCCCACCCACCTGCGCGACCAGGAGGCTTTCCTGCGCGCCGAACAGACCGGAGGTCAGGGATGA
- a CDS encoding dihydrolipoamide acetyltransferase family protein, with protein sequence MKEILLPELAESVVEGEILKWLVQEGETVALEQPLCEVMTDKVTVELPSTVAGVLHKQLAKEGDVVAVHAAIALIDDGSAAGAGAAAAPSATQAIQETAENPGTADAQLPPQAQEEREQVGGSIVEATHLPKPEDDSGSLFKAFASDDAVKVQGLGQRAAAPAAPVKHNEGRILAVPAARQLARELNVDLAYVPGSGPNGRIRVADVLAFSQQATQAPAAAPAAATTAAPATQAAPAARPAAPAAGGMPVAPVQYRTPKGYEHLEDRVPLRGMRRAISNQMVASHLYTVRTLTVDEVNLTKLVAFRDRVKDDAKAQGVKLSYLPFIFKAVAVALRKYPSLNTSFDEATQEIVQKRYYNMGMAVATEAGLTVPVIKDVNHKSVFDLAREVVDLAGRANEGKLQPDELAGSTFSITNIGSIGALFSFPIINVPDAAILGIHSIVKRPIVDENDNIVVAHMMYLSLSFDHRLVDGAEAARFCKEVIRLLENPDRLMLEAM encoded by the coding sequence ATGAAAGAAATCCTGCTGCCCGAACTCGCCGAAAGCGTCGTTGAGGGCGAAATCCTGAAGTGGCTGGTGCAGGAGGGCGAGACCGTCGCCCTGGAGCAGCCGCTGTGCGAGGTCATGACCGACAAGGTCACCGTGGAACTCCCCAGCACCGTGGCCGGCGTGCTGCACAAGCAGCTGGCCAAGGAAGGCGACGTGGTCGCCGTGCACGCCGCCATCGCCCTGATCGACGACGGCAGCGCAGCCGGGGCCGGGGCGGCCGCGGCCCCCAGCGCCACTCAGGCCATCCAGGAAACGGCCGAGAACCCCGGCACCGCCGACGCGCAGCTGCCCCCCCAGGCGCAGGAGGAACGCGAGCAGGTGGGCGGCAGCATCGTGGAGGCCACGCACCTGCCCAAACCCGAGGACGACTCCGGCAGCCTGTTCAAGGCCTTCGCCTCCGACGACGCCGTGAAGGTCCAGGGCCTCGGACAGCGCGCCGCCGCCCCGGCCGCTCCCGTGAAGCACAACGAGGGCCGCATCCTGGCCGTGCCGGCCGCGCGGCAGCTCGCCCGTGAACTGAACGTGGACCTCGCGTACGTGCCGGGCAGCGGCCCGAACGGCCGCATCCGCGTGGCGGACGTCCTGGCCTTCAGCCAGCAGGCCACCCAGGCGCCCGCCGCGGCTCCGGCCGCCGCCACGACCGCCGCTCCGGCCACCCAGGCTGCCCCGGCGGCGCGTCCCGCCGCGCCCGCCGCAGGGGGCATGCCCGTCGCGCCCGTGCAGTACCGCACGCCGAAAGGCTACGAGCACCTGGAAGACCGCGTGCCGCTGCGCGGGATGCGCCGCGCCATCAGCAACCAGATGGTCGCGTCGCACCTGTACACCGTGCGCACCCTGACGGTGGACGAGGTGAACCTCACGAAGCTCGTCGCGTTCCGGGACCGCGTCAAGGACGATGCCAAGGCCCAGGGTGTGAAGCTCTCGTACCTGCCGTTCATCTTCAAGGCCGTGGCCGTCGCCCTGCGCAAATACCCCAGCCTGAACACCTCCTTCGACGAGGCCACGCAGGAGATCGTGCAGAAGCGCTACTACAACATGGGCATGGCCGTCGCCACCGAGGCCGGCCTGACCGTGCCGGTCATCAAAGACGTGAACCACAAGAGCGTCTTCGATCTGGCCCGCGAGGTCGTGGACCTCGCCGGGCGCGCCAACGAGGGCAAGCTCCAGCCGGACGAACTGGCCGGCAGCACCTTCAGCATCACCAACATCGGCTCGATCGGCGCGCTGTTCAGCTTCCCGATCATCAACGTGCCGGACGCCGCCATCCTGGGCATCCACAGCATCGTCAAGCGCCCCATCGTGGACGAGAACGACAACATCGTCGTGGCGCACATGATGTACCTGTCGCTGTCCTTCGACCACCGCCTGGTGGACGGCGCGGAAGCGGCCCGCTTCTGCAAGGAAGTGATCCGCCTGCTGGAGAACCCCGACCGCCTCATGCTCGAAGCGATGTGA